From Magnolia sinica isolate HGM2019 chromosome 13, MsV1, whole genome shotgun sequence, one genomic window encodes:
- the LOC131223181 gene encoding protein NRT1/ PTR FAMILY 6.2 — MEGKMSLTVADAVDYKGYPADRSRTGGWVSAALILVIEICERLSTMGIAVNLVTYLRGTMHIPSAASANIVTDFMGTSFLLCLLGGFLADSFMGRYTTIAIFAVVQALIVDVVMNQGTGTLAMTTSLPNLHPPPCEETTTHKCEPANGRQMGIFYLSLYLIALGTGGLKSSVSGFGTDQFDEEDEKEKTQMTFFFNRFFFFISTGTLLAVTILVYIQDEVGRTWAYGICSVTMFLAIMLFLSGTKRYRYKKSSGSPIVHILRVMVAAVSKRKLQIPSNVNFLYEDCAGAAIIPHTDQFRCLDKAAIVVEGDHEMNGPSTPNPWKLCSVTRVEEVKMMIKLLPIWATTIIFWTTFAQMITFSVEQASTMERSIGSFQIPAGSLTVFFVGAVLITLACYDRIVMPLWKKWKGKPGFNNLQRIAIGLLLSTVGMAAAALAEMKRLSVARSVGPTTTDTLPISVFLLIPQFFLVGAGEAFIYTGQLDFFITRSPKGMKTMSTGLFLTTLSLGFFVSSFLVAVVKNVTGTTRDGEGWLTTNINSGRLDCFYGLLAVLSFLNMGSFLVCASWYKPKEGGKGGGVEIVSVVGKSSGAEERC; from the exons ATG GAGGGGAAGATGAGTTTGACCGTAGCTGATGCTGTGGACTACAAGGGCTACCCAGCTGATAGATCTAGAACTGGGGGTTGGGTCTCTGCAGCTCTCATCTTAG TGATCGAAATATGCGAGCGGCTGTCTACGATGGGAATCGCCGTGAACCTTGTGACGTACTTGCGTGGCACAATGCACATCCCCAGCGCTGCTTCAGCTAATATCGTAACGGATTTCATGGGCACGTCGTTCCTCCTGTGTTTGCTCGGTGGCTTCCTTGCTGATTCCTTCATGGGTCGGTACACGACGATCGCCATCTTTGCGGTGGTCCAAGCACTGATAG TCGATGTGGTGATGAATCAGGGCACGGGCACATTGGCGATGACGACCTCATTGCCGAATCTCCACCCACCCCCATGCGAGGAAACGACCACCCATAAATGTGAGCCGGCCAACGGTCGACAGATGGGCATCTTCTACTTATCTTTATACCTGATCGCTCTAGGCACCGGTGGCCTAAAGTCTAGTGTCTCAGGGTTCGGGACAGATCAATTCGATGAAGAGGATGAGAAGGAAAAGACCCAGATGACTTTCTTCTTCAAcagattcttcttcttcatcagcaCTGGGACCCTACTTGCTGTTACCATCCTTGTCTACATACAAGATGAAGTGGGCCGAACATGGGCGTATGGGATATGTTCCGTTACAATGTTTCTAGCAATCATGTTGTTTCTATCAGGGACTAAGAGATATCGGTACAAGAAGAGTTCAGGAAGCCCTATAGTTCATATTCTCCGAGTTATGGTAGCTGCAGTAAGTAAAAGGAAGCTTCAAATCCCTTCTAATGTCAACTTCTTATATGAGGATTGTGCTGGTGCAGCTATAATCCCTCACACAGATCAATTTCG TTGCTTAGACAAGGCGGCGATCGTGGTCGAAGGAGATCATGAAATGAACGGTCCCTCAACTCCAAACCCATGGAAGTTATGTTCTGTGACTAGAGTTGAGGAGGTTAAAATGATGATCAAACTGCTACCTATCTGGGCTACGACGATCATTTTCTGGACCACATTTGCACAGATGATCACCTTCTCAGTAGAACAAGCTTCCACCATGGAAAGATCGATTGGGAGTTTCCAAATTCCAGCGGGATCACTCACCGTCTTCTTTGTTGGAGCCGTACTGATCACCCTAGCTTGCTATGATCGCATAGTCATGCCTCTTTGGAAGAAATGGAAAGGGAAACCAG GTTTCAACAACCTACAGAGAATAGCCATTGGTCTCCTCCTCTCCACAGTAGGCATGGCAGCCGCCGCACTTGCCGAAATGAAGCGGCTCTCAGTCGCAAGAAGTGTTGGGCCCACCACGACTGACACCCTCCCGATAAGCGTCTTCCTACTAATCCCTCAGTTCTTCCTGGTGGGTGCTGGTGAAGCGTTCATATACACGGGCCAGCTTGACTTCTTCATCACCCGGTCACCGAAAGGGATGAAGACGATGAGCACAGGCCTCTTCCTCACCACTCTCTCCCTCGGATTCTTTGTCAGCAGCTTCTTGGTGGCAGTCGTGAAGAACGTGACTGGAACCACCAGAGACGGCGAGGGATGGCTCACGACCAACATCAATAGCGGCCGGTTGGATTGCTTTTACGGGCTACTCGCTGTGCTCAGCTTTCTTAATATGGGatcttttctagtttgtgcttCTTGGTATAAGCCAAAGGAAGGTGGCAAAGGTGGTGGTGTGGAGATAGTGAGTGTTGTTGGTAAGAGTTCTGGTGCTGAGGAGAGGTGTTAG